One Mobula hypostoma chromosome 12, sMobHyp1.1, whole genome shotgun sequence genomic window, GTCGGTAAGATTAGAATCCGAATCagatcactttattgccagtatgttaAACATTCTAGAATTGATGTGGTTTGGTACCAAGCATAAGGCACAGGACAAATCCATAAGAGACAagacaatagcaaccaacaatttacatgtcagtagtgcaaacagccacgagcaatcaacaattagcagaatggtcacgtgcaaatgtcaataatcaaacttaaataaatgtgaatatatgaacagactcaataattatcaacaggacaaggagagcaggaaagaccattttcCAGATGTGCGGGGATGGTTAGGGTACTACGCCTGATTGAGTTTTGCTAAGAAACTGGATGGTGACAGACTTGCAGCTTCTCTGTCAGTTGTTGTTAACAGGCTTGGTCATAAAATCcccacaaaactaatcaataagctccaagacccagGCCTCGATACCGCTTTGTCcaattggatcctctatttccttACTTGTAGTCAGTCCGGATTGATGGCAACATCTActtcacaatcaccatcagcacaggttatCAGAAGGTTGCACGCTTAtcctcctgctctactcattttatattGTGAgattaagtacagctccaatgccatatttaggttTCCTGATACACTACTgttattggccaaatcaaaggtgacgATGTGTCTTCATACagaaaggagattgaaaatctgtttgaatggtgccacaataacaacctttcACTTAACGGCAgccaaaccaaagagctgattattgactacgggAGAgagaaccagaggtccatgagctagtgcTCATTATGCTGAAGagggacagcaactttaaattccttggcagaTTCAGAATGAAACTAAGCcattgacaaacctctatagatgcacagtggagagtatcctgactggatgCAGCATGGCCTGACATGGAAAGaacaatgcccaagaacaggaagacttacaaaaagtggtgggtgcagcccagtccatcagaggaaaagccctccccaccattgagcacatctgcaaaaaaaaacaccactAGAAAACTGTATCCAACATCAAcagcccccatcatccaggccatgttgtcttctcactgctgccatcgggaatgAGGTTCAGAAACCTCAGTATCCTTaccaccagatttaggaacagttattacctttcaatcatcaggctcctcaaACCTTCACACCTCAACAGTGAACTGATTGCACAAtatatggacccactttcaaggactctacaactcatgttactAGTATATTTAATGTTgctaaaacaaaggagctggttgtggactacaggaggaatggagaggggctaacccctatagacatcaatggatctggggttgagagggtgaacagctttatgttcctcaacatccacatcaccgaggaactcacgtggtctgtacacaccagctgtgtggtgagaaagcacaacagcgcctctttcacctcagacggttgaggatgTTTGGTatggggccccaaatcctaagaactttctacaggggcacaactgagagcatcctgactggcagcatcactgcctggtatggaaacttaACCTCCCCTAATCGCAGgtgtctgcagagagtggtgcggacagcccagcgcatctgtagttgtgaacttcccatgattcaggatatttacaaagacaggtgtgagaaaatggcccaaaggatcattagggacccgagtcaccccaaccacaatctattccagctgctaccatccggaaaacggtaccacagcataaaacccaggaccaacaggctccgggacagcttcttccaccaggccatcagactgattaactcacattgATTTGAGTGCACTTCtaagttacattgactgttctatttattataaattattataaatcactatgattgcacattgcacatttagacagagtcgtaatgcaaagatttttactccccatgtatgtgaaggatgtaagaaataaagtcaattcattcattcattatatttttttctcagctcaagctggtaaaacctgaggtatagacatagccaagcacactcatttctcaattactaggaaccttcagactattctagtggtggttagcattgtggctttctggagattttcataaatattgctgtgtagactTACAGTAATTATATAATGATATTTTGCAGTGACTTTGGAATGATACCAGTTGAAGATACTACCAATTGGAAAAATTATATCCTGTTCAtgctccatagtctttcaatttcctcttccaattcagcatatttctagtgtttttcactcattgatttctgtatgttaagCATGTTTGAAATGGCTATATCTatgaagtaagttgttcttgcttgcttatcctgtaatattgtatctggatggttattatggattgttctgtctgtagtaatgaattGGTATTTATTGGACTCTGCGTCTAAAACTGGATCGGGCTTCGATTTGTCGTAAGATATGGTGtcttttacgaggggtgattgataagttcatggcctaaggtagaatgagtcaattttagaaaaggtagcacatttatttttcctacatttacacacctagtccagcggtcgtggagcatatggatcccttcttcgtagaagtcggcgtcttggacctccagaagtggtccacagcacgagtgattgataagtttgtggcctaaggtagaaggagatgagttattaacttcaagctttctgcataatcactcgaagagttgaactgtacgtgcatGTAAGGAGAGCGGTATAATTCATCTCCTAtcttaagccacgaacttatcattcacccctgctgtggaccacctggagatcCAAGACGCTCTGGTCTTAGCAAGTTAGTAAATTATCgaacttactttgaacattgatttaattgctttagctttactgataaaggagcatataatttcaacgttcatgtatagaaggtgtgtcaaggtataatttgGTTGTCTCTGGTTTGATCGATACTCTATTTTCGTGGGATTCAGtaaattattattatgatttataTTTGCaaagattgtcttcttttgcacattgtttgtcattctttgtgtagcttttcattgattctgtcgtatttctttgttctactatgaatgcctgcaagaaaatgaatctcgggatagtatatggtgacatacaatatatgtactttgataatagacttATTTTGAACTTCGAGCTTTAAAATGAGCTTGCAGACAGATATTTGGACACACCAGTAATGACAAGCACTTTCTCCATCTTCTCTTCATGCAACTTGGGCATAATATTTGGTTCTTTTCTTTCTCGTCACAGTATGCGGCTTCTAAAATGCATGAATACTGTTTGTCTCCAACCACTCTCTGGATGCAGATAGTTTGCTGAATTCTCTGCGGCATCATGGAAATGTGACTTTTTCAGGAGGCTGTTCGCAGTAAGCCACCCCCGTCCCCCGGGTCAGCAGTGTCATTGTGGTTGTTGTAACATCAGCAGAAACGAGAATGTGACGTCCACACTCCCGGTCTCTTGTCACCTGCAGCAGTCCAATTCTGATTTAAAAATGAGAGCGCGCTGTgggcgagacagagagagagagtcagcgCACCCGTGAGTGCCGCGGGAGAGCCAGGGAGAGAGCAGGCAAAGATTTTAccctttgagtgtgtgtctctctctctgtgtgcgGGTCCTGGGCAGCCAGATAGCCGGGAATTCACCCTTCGCCTGTGGTTTTAAGCATCTTGCTCCGGGGAGAATGTCGGCAGTGATGCTGCCCGAGTCTCTCAACCTTTCGAGCTGGGAAGAAGTTAATGGCACCTCGGCTAATGCCTCTGCAGTGTCTTTGAACATCAGGTCCAGCCAGGTTATCACCCCGGCCAGCATGTTCGCCGTCGGGGTGGTGGGGAACCTCATCGCCATCGTGGTGCTGTGCGTCTCCAAGAAGGAGCAGAAGGAAAGCACCTTCTACACCCTGGTGTGCGGACTGGCCGTCACCGACCTGCTGGGCACCTGCTGCACCAGCCCGCTGGTGATCGCCACCTACTTGACCCAGCAGTGGCCCGGAGGACAACCGCTCTGtcacttcttctccttctccatgCTCTTCTTCGGCTCGGCCGGCATGACAATCCTGTGCACCATGTCCATCGAACGCTACCTGGCCATCAACCACGCCTTCTTCTACAGCCAGTACATCGACAAGGGGATGGCCAGGATAGCTCTGATGGGAGCCTACTTGCTCAACCTGGTCTTCTGCATCCTGCCCTTCTTCGGTCTGGGGAGGAACGCCAGGCATTTCCCCGGCACCTGGTGCTTCCTGGACTGGCGAGCCAACAGCACGGTGTGCGCCACCTATACCTACATGTACGGGGGCTTCAGCGCTTTGCTGATCCTGGTCACAGTTCTGTGCAACCTGTGCGTCTGCGCCACCCTCATCAGCATGAGGAAGAAGTCCGTGGGGACGGCCACGGGAAGCTCGAGGGGTCGCCGCTTCCCCAACCTAGCCGCGTCCGCCGCCGAGATGCAGATGTTCTGGCTGCTGGTTTTCATGACCATCGTCTTCCTGGTCTGTTCCATCCCTCTGGTGGTAAGCAAGGCAGGGCGAGCAAGGGAAATAAAAGGCGGCAAGGAACAGTGGAGAGCTTCTGCCTGACTACGAATGGAAAAAGCTTTCCACTGCCTTGAGTACGAAGGGGTACCGGGCAGATTTAGAAGTGCGAACTTCGTTGACTTTCTAGCCAGACAAAAAGGAACAAACTTTTCATTCAGGTTTTATTTCTGCATTTAAAGTCATTTATCCCGTGTCACTTTTCgcttaaaaattaatttaagacATTTTCAAATTGTCTTTTTTCACAGTTTTTAATCTGTTAAGTATTGGTCCTTCGGTATGATGGGACTGATCTTAAGTAGACATCAGTATGGTGGGACCGATCTTAAATGGGCAtataaatgacagatggaatacagtgccgggaagtgtacggtcatgcactttggtagaagaaatgaaatagctgactattttctaaatggagagaaaatacaaaaagaactgaggcataaagggacttgggagcccttgtgcagaatcccctaaaagttaatttgtaagttgagtctgtggtgaggaaatgCAACACtagtattcattttaagaggactagaatataaaagtaaggatgtaatgttgaggctttataaagcactagtgaggcctacTGTGAGTagatttgggccctttatctcaaAAGGAATGTGCTgcaactggagagagttcaaaggaggttcacaaaaatgatttcaggattgaatggcttgtcatatgaagagtgttagaTGGCTcagggcttgtattcactagaattaatAAGAATGAGAGCTctcctcattgaaaccaatcaagtagtgaaagtccttgatagagtggatatggtgaAGATGTTTCTTGTGgtaggagtgtctaagaccaaagaacacagactcagaatagaggggtggacttttggaatggagatgaggaggatttccttagccagagagtggtgagtctgtggaattctttgccacaggcagttgtggaggccaagtctttatgtatatttaaggcagagattgatagattcttgattggtcagggcatgaagggacatggggagaaggcaggagattggggctgagaggaaaattggatcagccatgatgaaatggaggagcagactcgatgggccaaagagcttaattctgctcctttatcttatggtcttatggtcttaatatctGGTGTTTCAGGAAACAAATAGATTGCTGGCCATTGACTTGGACTTCAGCTAGAAATGCTCTGCTATGGACAGCATTATTGTGGGAAAGCGCATTCTGTTTCATTCCCCACTGACGCTGCCTGACTAGGCATTTCCAGCACTCTGTGACTTCAACCAGAACACTCAAAGTCAATTGCTTTAAATAGAATTGCCACTTGCCAAATTTATATTTGTGAATATCTGACATAAAGATCTTTGAGATAAAATGAGTGTGGTTTTTGATGGATTATTTTGGTAAATAAACCACTGAACTCCACTTTGAAAACCATTAGCACTTGCTAAATCATGTGGCAAAAGGGCCGCTGCCTATCTATCATAGCAGGACTTGTAAAAGGCCAAAGTattgtcaaagtcaaaataagttcattatcaatatatgtatatgtcaccatataccagcttgaaattcattttcttgcaagcatttaaaggaaaataaagaaatacaatagaatttacaaaaaacgaTACAAAAATAAAAACTGCAAACAACCAATGACAACAAATAGTTGTGCAAAGAATATATAGGACacgttgggaccagtacattttggctcaattaagcagctgcctcaattagccaaagtttcgtagaaatagttaaaaaggtataaaaaggatAAACTACTgtctaactgagtaacaaattaggtatttaaatgaaatacagaacacattagagcactaccaatactactacagtactataaaattgtgtattagttcctaatagttatcgatggatgAATTTAGTATAAGCTGCCATGttcctttgattgactgtaaatgaacaaaatcagcacagacacctagtataGAAAATAGACTGCCTTTATTAATACTATCAGCATATGTatcctcaaaatcttcattttcattgtaacattcaagatgattgtcgataccttcagatttttttgtagttcctaacttgctgaagcagggaaattgtttcattttcattcctggccatccctggcatcttcaagcctggATGCTTGAAACTGCTttgagcaaaatagttctgagTTGCCCTACTGCTTATTTGTCACCAACTATCAGTTAcgaaaatcactgttttttgaagaCACAGAACTGTCGCTATTTTAAAAATGTTCACTCTAAACATGGTGTAATGAGCCAAGTGCCACATGAGTGAATGAGCCTAACTGCAGTCAGCAACAATCTACTGTCCAATTAAGTGGCAAGTGTCCCAGCCAAATGGAGGCAGTGGGGTCCGGGCTggagagtgaggaatgagccaATATACGGCCCTTACTAGAGTGGACTTGCTAGTGATTCAATCCTCCAGAACAGAGGGGAGGCAGTCAAGGTGGAGCCTGGGCCTGGGCCAGAGAATGAGGCAATATCTGAGGTCTGATCAATTTAAGTGCCGGGCTGAATTAAGAATGTGGGAGCCAGACCCGAGAGCGTACTGAAGCAACAGGGTCCAAGTCTGAGAGCAAAGAACGACCCAATGTTGGgacgatttaagcactgggccagattggaaaggtcaggttgtTGGGCCCAGAGGCAAGGGATGGACCAGTTCAACTCACTGCTCCACAACATTCACTTGGTTccacactgaactgaggctgtggcctactcttggatcagctgcagtgatgcctggctttatGCCTGTGGATGAACTCACTTTTGTAAACTTCAGTCCTGAATgtaatttgcttacttttattgtttgcacaatttgtttttttttaattttctctgcacattgggggtTTTACAGTCTTCTTTTTCaaagggttctattgggtttctttgttttgtggctgtctgtaaggagatgaatcaaCTTTGTGtaaaatatatatactttgataataaatttgttttgaacttCGAGCTTTGAACAGTGAATCTCAAATATTTTCTCGACTAGTTTTTGAGTTTAAGAGATGTCCCAAATAAGCATCTGTCCCAATTGACTAAAGGCCCAAGTAACGAGACTAGAACCCTTAGGAACACGGCAAAGGAAGTGTtatgtaacataccaaatctatgCAAGTGGTGGAAAATGGTGTCTGCCACCATAATTTCTAAATAGATCCTTACAGGAATTGCACTTAAATCATTAATCTTCTCCTCAGAGCCGTTGTACATGTTCTGGATTTTCTATTAGCATTTTAAAGTTCTTTTAACAAAATAAAGCAGGGCTAAAGCTCCAGTAATGGATCTTATTCTAAGTAAGGAGCTTAGTTCATCAAGTCAATAACAGGCAAAGCTGGAAATATCCAACAGGTTtatcagaatcaatgaagaaGGAAGTGAGTCATATTTCAGATCTGAGTTTCTGTCAGTCAGGAAAAATTTGCTGGCAACCAACGACTGAAGAAATAGTGAAACTTAGAACATATaatattacagcacatta contains:
- the ptger4c gene encoding prostaglandin E receptor 4 (subtype EP4) c, producing the protein MSAVMLPESLNLSSWEEVNGTSANASAVSLNIRSSQVITPASMFAVGVVGNLIAIVVLCVSKKEQKESTFYTLVCGLAVTDLLGTCCTSPLVIATYLTQQWPGGQPLCHFFSFSMLFFGSAGMTILCTMSIERYLAINHAFFYSQYIDKGMARIALMGAYLLNLVFCILPFFGLGRNARHFPGTWCFLDWRANSTVCATYTYMYGGFSALLILVTVLCNLCVCATLISMRKKSVGTATGSSRGRRFPNLAASAAEMQMFWLLVFMTIVFLVCSIPLVIRIFINQLYGPAQILAGEQLDYRGDLLAIRFASFNPILDPWVYILCRKKLLTLGCERLKRTVGVAKDGQARRVGWVSSQQTPLSCANSYASLQAKDKPEPQHREAGERSGAVTRSFTDFTRQQVWQAGPHPFSIPHDNQVCPTKSHFETSPQTKAILCTVLQESTMPDVGAQNNIILSEEGRTFDILNCSFSTPSSCTTEKTI